A single genomic interval of Candidatus Methylomirabilota bacterium harbors:
- a CDS encoding dehydrogenase E1 component subunit alpha/beta, whose translation MKADTKTLEHLYQTMVTIRRFDEKTVELFQAGYVKGTAHSYVGQEAVAAGACAALREDDYIVGNHRGHGHCLAKGARIDRMMAELMGRETGYCRGLGGSMHIAALDQNILGCNGIVAAGLPIGTGAALAARLRGTDQVVITFFGDGGANQGVVHEAMNLAAVWKLGVIFLCENNQYALSTATTRATAGESIAARAAGYGFPGVRVDGNDVLAVYAAAQAAVTRARAGEGPSLIEAVTYRWGGHSMRANLPAYRTEAEELEWRERDPIGRFETKLIEQKTATAPRLKELREQVEIELDRAVKFAMDSPEPTVELMEAAVYAPHIEVREPAPPPPSGRELTFFEALREAHRQEMERDRRVFVMGEDVGLIGGIFAVTRGLREQFGDDRVRDTPISEATFLGTGVGAAIAGLRPIVEIQIFDFVALMMDQIVNQAAKFRFMLGGTPTVPLVIRGPQGGGIRLAAQHSQSLESWFIHVPGLVVVAPSTPYDAKGLLISAIRDDNPVIFLEHKVLYPFKGLVPEPSYAIPLGRADVKRPGSDVTVVATQVMVHRALAAAEELAKDGISVEVIDPRTLAPLDEETIIGSVAKTGRLVIAHEAVKRGGFGSEVAAVIAEKALDYLDAPIVRVGARLVPMPFNENLERATIPSQQDIAAAVRGLV comes from the coding sequence ATGAAGGCCGACACCAAAACGCTGGAACATCTCTACCAGACGATGGTCACGATCCGCCGGTTCGACGAGAAGACGGTGGAGCTCTTCCAGGCCGGGTACGTCAAGGGCACCGCCCACAGCTACGTGGGCCAGGAGGCGGTCGCCGCCGGCGCCTGCGCAGCCCTCCGGGAGGACGACTACATCGTCGGCAACCACCGGGGTCACGGGCACTGTCTGGCCAAAGGGGCCCGGATCGACCGGATGATGGCCGAGCTGATGGGGCGAGAGACGGGCTACTGCCGCGGGCTCGGCGGCTCCATGCACATCGCCGCGCTCGACCAGAACATCCTGGGCTGCAACGGCATCGTGGCCGCGGGATTGCCCATAGGGACGGGCGCCGCGCTGGCCGCGCGGCTGCGGGGCACCGACCAGGTCGTGATCACGTTCTTCGGCGACGGCGGGGCCAACCAGGGCGTGGTCCACGAGGCCATGAACCTGGCCGCCGTGTGGAAGCTCGGCGTGATCTTCCTCTGCGAGAACAACCAGTACGCGCTGTCGACGGCGACCACGCGGGCCACCGCCGGTGAGTCGATCGCGGCGCGGGCGGCCGGCTACGGCTTTCCCGGCGTCCGCGTGGACGGCAACGACGTGCTCGCCGTCTACGCGGCCGCCCAGGCCGCCGTGACGCGGGCGCGGGCCGGCGAGGGGCCGAGCCTCATCGAGGCCGTCACCTACCGCTGGGGCGGCCACAGCATGCGGGCCAATCTGCCCGCCTACCGCACCGAGGCCGAGGAGCTGGAGTGGCGGGAGCGTGATCCGATCGGGCGCTTCGAGACGAAGTTGATCGAGCAGAAGACGGCCACCGCCCCGCGGCTCAAGGAGCTCAGGGAGCAGGTGGAGATCGAGCTCGACCGCGCCGTGAAGTTCGCGATGGACAGTCCCGAGCCCACCGTCGAGCTGATGGAGGCCGCCGTCTATGCGCCCCATATCGAGGTGCGCGAGCCGGCCCCGCCGCCGCCCTCCGGCCGCGAGCTGACGTTCTTCGAAGCGCTGAGAGAGGCGCACCGCCAGGAGATGGAGCGCGACCGGCGCGTGTTCGTGATGGGCGAGGACGTGGGCCTGATCGGCGGCATCTTCGCCGTCACCCGCGGCCTGCGCGAGCAGTTCGGCGACGACCGCGTGCGCGACACGCCCATCTCGGAGGCCACCTTCCTCGGCACGGGTGTGGGCGCCGCCATCGCCGGCCTGCGTCCGATCGTCGAGATCCAGATCTTCGACTTCGTCGCGCTGATGATGGACCAGATCGTGAACCAGGCGGCGAAGTTCCGTTTCATGCTGGGCGGCACGCCGACCGTCCCGCTGGTGATCCGCGGGCCCCAGGGTGGCGGCATCCGGCTGGCTGCCCAGCACTCGCAAAGTCTTGAATCGTGGTTCATCCACGTGCCCGGCCTCGTCGTCGTCGCCCCCTCCACGCCCTACGACGCCAAGGGCCTGCTCATCTCGGCCATCCGCGACGACAACCCGGTGATCTTCCTCGAGCACAAGGTGCTCTATCCCTTCAAGGGCCTGGTGCCCGAGCCCTCGTATGCGATTCCGCTCGGCCGTGCCGACGTCAAGCGCCCGGGCAGCGACGTCACCGTCGTCGCCACCCAGGTGATGGTCCACCGGGCGCTGGCCGCCGCCGAGGAGCTGGCCAAGGACGGCATCAGCGTCGAGGTGATCGATCCGCGGACGTTGGCGCCACTCGACGAGGAGACGATCATCGGCTCGGTCGCCAAGACCGGGCGCCTGGTCATCGCTCACGAGGCCGTGAAGCGGGGTGGCTTCGGCTCCGAGGTGGCGGCGGTGATCGCCGAGAAGGCCCTCGACTACCTGGACGCGCCCATCGTGCGGGTCGGCGCGCGGCTGGTGCCGATGCCCTTCAACGAGAACCTCGAGCGGGCGACCATCCCCAGCCAACAGGACATCGCCGCGGCGGTCCGCGGCCTGGTCTGA
- a CDS encoding CDGSH iron-sulfur domain-containing protein codes for MTVKITCRPNGPYVVEGDVEIYDPTGARVDTTGRPRIALCRCGGSTTKPFCDGTHSKVGFKAAEAAVAQERK; via the coding sequence ATGACCGTCAAGATCACCTGCCGTCCCAACGGTCCCTACGTGGTGGAGGGCGACGTCGAGATCTACGATCCGACGGGCGCGCGCGTCGATACCACCGGCCGCCCCCGCATCGCCCTCTGCCGCTGCGGGGGCTCGACGACCAAGCCGTTCTGTGACGGCACCCACAGCAAGGTCGGCTTCAAGGCCGCCGAGGCCGCCGTCGCCCAGGAGAGGAAGTAG
- a CDS encoding RNA-binding protein has product MAHKLFIGGLSFSTTSERLRELFAQAGSVESTAVVTDQTGRSRGFGFVEMSTSEDADKAIAQFNGQDVDGRRLKVERAKAPGAGGGGPRSGSDRGGSGRGRW; this is encoded by the coding sequence ATGGCGCACAAACTCTTCATCGGCGGTCTTTCCTTCTCCACCACCAGCGAGCGTCTTCGCGAGTTGTTCGCCCAGGCCGGTAGCGTCGAGTCCACCGCCGTCGTGACGGACCAGACCGGGCGGTCCCGCGGCTTCGGCTTCGTCGAGATGTCGACGAGCGAAGATGCCGACAAGGCGATCGCCCAGTTCAACGGCCAGGACGTCGACGGCCGGCGACTGAAGGTCGAGCGCGCGAAGGCGCCCGGCGCTGGCGGTGGCGGACCGCGCTCGGGCTCCGACCGCGGCGGGTCCGGTCGCGGCCGCTGGTAG
- a CDS encoding ABC transporter substrate-binding protein, with translation MIRLLALILALPVALATTLAAAPRPVSAQAREIVIGISYPMTGPNAQAGIDDRPLFEIAAEIANGTVDLPFPFYQRLKGLPGLKGAKVRLIFSDNQSKPDVGQAEAERLITQEKVHALIGCWASSVTATASQVAERYGIPFLNAESSSPGLTRRGFKWFFRTSPHDEHFTQVMFDFFRDFQRKRGITIKTLGLTYEDTLFGSDSGKVQKELARKHGYEVVLDLQYRARATSLQSEVQRLKAANPDVWMPTSYQTDAILFARTARELDYNPRMLMAQDAGHISPDFIAQVGKDAEGTMTRAPFSTDLIDRRPVAKALNEIYRKRAGKDLYDFPARAFTGMMTLLDAIHRAGSTDPEAIRKALIATNIPGDQLIMTWDHVRFDETGQNTGVKGIILQLLGGKYHTVYPFDVATRDVLYPIPAWKDRK, from the coding sequence ATGATACGTCTGCTCGCCCTCATCCTGGCTCTGCCGGTCGCCCTGGCCACGACCCTCGCCGCCGCACCGCGGCCGGTCAGCGCGCAGGCCAGAGAGATCGTCATCGGCATCTCGTACCCCATGACCGGACCGAACGCCCAGGCCGGGATCGACGACAGGCCCCTTTTCGAGATCGCCGCCGAGATCGCCAACGGCACCGTCGACCTTCCCTTCCCCTTCTACCAGCGGCTCAAGGGGTTGCCCGGGCTCAAGGGCGCCAAGGTGCGGCTGATCTTCTCCGACAACCAGTCCAAGCCCGACGTCGGCCAGGCCGAGGCCGAGCGCCTGATCACGCAAGAAAAGGTGCACGCGCTGATCGGCTGCTGGGCCTCCAGCGTCACCGCCACCGCCAGCCAGGTGGCCGAACGCTACGGGATCCCCTTCCTCAACGCCGAGTCGTCCTCGCCGGGCCTGACCCGGCGCGGCTTCAAGTGGTTCTTCCGCACCTCGCCCCACGACGAGCATTTCACGCAGGTCATGTTCGACTTCTTCCGCGACTTCCAGCGCAAGCGCGGGATCACGATCAAGACACTCGGCCTCACCTACGAGGACACGCTGTTCGGCTCGGACAGCGGCAAGGTGCAGAAGGAGCTGGCCCGGAAGCACGGGTACGAGGTGGTGCTGGACCTCCAGTATCGGGCGCGGGCGACCTCGCTCCAGTCGGAGGTCCAGCGGCTGAAAGCCGCCAACCCGGATGTGTGGATGCCGACCTCGTACCAGACCGACGCGATCCTCTTCGCCCGGACCGCCCGGGAGCTCGATTACAACCCGAGGATGCTCATGGCCCAGGACGCGGGGCACATCTCGCCCGACTTCATCGCCCAGGTGGGCAAGGACGCCGAGGGCACGATGACGCGGGCCCCCTTCTCCACCGACCTGATCGACAGGCGCCCGGTGGCCAAGGCGCTGAACGAGATCTACCGGAAGCGGGCCGGCAAGGACCTCTACGACTTCCCCGCCCGCGCCTTCACGGGCATGATGACGCTGCTCGACGCCATCCACCGCGCCGGCTCGACCGACCCCGAGGCGATCCGCAAGGCCCTGATCGCCACCAACATCCCGGGTGACCAGCTCATCATGACCTGGGACCACGTGCGCTTCGACGAGACCGGGCAGAACACGGGCGTGAAGGGGATCATCCTTCAATTGCTGGGCGGCAAGTACCACACGGTCTATCCATTCGACGTGGCCACCCGCGACGTGCTCTACCCGATTCCCGCGTGGAAGGACCGTAAATAA
- a CDS encoding ABC transporter ATP-binding protein: MTLLAVSGLTKRFGGIVANRDISFEVRPGELVGVIGPNGSGKSTLFDLITGVTRPDAGRVALDGRDITSLRPDQICRLGVARTFQKLRPFHQMTALENVMIGALQRAADVGTARREAAEALASVGLAERAHARARALSTGQRKRLELVRALATRPRLLLLDEVTGGVDQGAIPGLIRLVRDLHARGLALVVIEHNMRVIMELAQRIVALQLGEVIAEGAPAEILRNPRVIDAYLGESWRPA; the protein is encoded by the coding sequence ATGACGCTGCTGGCGGTCTCCGGGCTGACCAAGCGCTTCGGAGGCATCGTCGCCAACCGCGACATCTCCTTCGAGGTGCGCCCGGGCGAGCTGGTCGGCGTCATCGGCCCCAACGGCAGCGGCAAGTCCACGCTCTTCGATCTGATCACCGGCGTCACGCGCCCCGACGCCGGCCGCGTCGCGCTGGACGGGCGGGACATCACCTCGCTCCGACCCGATCAGATCTGCCGGCTCGGCGTCGCCCGGACCTTCCAGAAGCTGCGGCCCTTCCATCAGATGACGGCGCTGGAGAACGTGATGATCGGCGCCTTGCAACGCGCCGCCGATGTCGGCACCGCCCGCCGGGAAGCCGCGGAGGCACTGGCGAGCGTGGGCCTGGCCGAACGCGCTCACGCCCGCGCGCGGGCGCTTTCGACGGGCCAGCGCAAGCGTCTGGAGCTGGTGCGGGCCCTGGCCACCCGCCCTCGTCTGCTCCTCCTGGACGAGGTCACGGGCGGCGTGGATCAAGGCGCTATCCCTGGCTTGATCCGGCTCGTGCGCGACCTGCACGCGCGCGGCCTCGCGCTGGTCGTCATCGAGCACAACATGCGCGTCATCATGGAGCTGGCCCAGCGGATCGTCGCGCTCCAGCTGGGCGAGGTCATCGCCGAGGGCGCGCCCGCGGAGATCCTGCGCAACCCCCGCGTCATCGACGCCTACCTGGGCGAGAGCTGGCGCCCGGCATGA
- a CDS encoding Fic family protein, which translates to MTYQIHLADVHAGFERIHPFLDGNGRTGRLVLNLMLVRSGYPPVIIYKAERTKYLKALRRADRNDDPFPLAELLARAVRHSIDRFVLPGLAGPHRMVPLSALVRPGLSLLALRRAAERGRLRALKKTDQWYSTKQWIDEYQKSRRRGPKPRGA; encoded by the coding sequence TTGACGTACCAAATCCATCTGGCGGACGTCCACGCCGGCTTCGAGCGGATTCACCCCTTCCTTGACGGCAACGGCAGAACGGGCCGCTTGGTCCTCAATCTCATGCTCGTCAGGAGTGGTTATCCGCCCGTCATCATCTATAAGGCCGAGAGGACGAAATACCTCAAGGCGCTTCGACGTGCTGACCGCAACGATGATCCATTCCCTCTCGCCGAACTGTTAGCCCGCGCCGTGAGGCACAGTATTGACCGTTTTGTCCTGCCCGGGCTGGCCGGTCCACACAGGATGGTGCCGTTGAGCGCCCTGGTGCGGCCCGGGCTCTCCCTTCTCGCGCTCCGACGTGCGGCGGAGCGCGGCCGACTCAGGGCGCTAAAGAAGACTGACCAATGGTATTCGACTAAACAGTGGATTGATGAATACCAGAAGTCCCGCAGGCGCGGCCCGAAGCCGCGAGGAGCGTAA
- a CDS encoding CUAEP/CCAEP-tail radical SAM protein, producing the protein MKEPGAILLVACYELGHQPLAVAWPAAFLERRGYAPAVMDVSVEPFDVEQVRRARVVAISVPMHTALRLGVGVAARVRQVNPSCHICFYGLYATLNAGYLLAHGADSVLAGELERALVELAQTLEAGERPAPGSPWLEKLDFPLPSRVKLPSLKKYAHLEREGRLELTGYVEASRGCKHRCRHCPIPPVYGGRFFVVPREVVLADVRQLVEAGATHVTFGDPDFLNGPGHALAVARGLHAEFPAVTFDVTAKVEHLLRHRRHLGELAGLGCVFIVSAVESLSDTVLAHLAKGHTRADVIEALGAVRAAGIALRPTWVPFTPWTTLDDYREMLDFVEREGLIDHVDPVQYSIRLLVPPGSLLLESPAMRPYLGPLIEGSFYYRWMHPDPRMDRLQEGVARLVAEAADRKEDAAVTSARIRALADEVAGQPSRAVPMPLPSDRKRPPRLTEPWFC; encoded by the coding sequence ATGAAGGAGCCCGGCGCGATTCTCCTCGTCGCCTGCTACGAGCTGGGCCACCAGCCGCTGGCGGTAGCCTGGCCGGCGGCGTTCCTGGAGCGGCGCGGCTACGCGCCCGCCGTGATGGACGTCTCGGTCGAGCCCTTCGACGTCGAGCAGGTCCGGCGCGCGCGCGTGGTGGCGATCTCGGTGCCCATGCACACGGCGCTACGCCTGGGCGTGGGCGTAGCCGCGCGCGTGCGTCAGGTCAATCCCTCCTGTCACATCTGCTTCTACGGACTCTACGCGACGCTGAACGCGGGCTACCTGCTCGCCCACGGCGCCGACTCCGTCCTGGCCGGAGAGCTCGAGCGGGCGCTGGTCGAGCTGGCGCAGACGCTGGAGGCCGGCGAGCGACCGGCGCCCGGGAGCCCGTGGCTCGAGAAGCTCGACTTCCCGCTGCCCAGCCGGGTGAAGCTGCCCTCGCTGAAGAAGTACGCGCACCTGGAGCGCGAGGGACGGCTCGAGCTCACCGGGTACGTCGAAGCCAGCCGCGGTTGCAAGCACCGGTGCCGCCACTGCCCGATCCCGCCCGTCTACGGCGGGCGCTTCTTCGTGGTCCCCCGCGAGGTCGTCCTCGCCGACGTCCGCCAGCTCGTGGAGGCCGGCGCCACCCACGTCACGTTCGGCGACCCCGACTTCCTCAATGGGCCCGGCCACGCGCTGGCCGTGGCGCGCGGGCTGCACGCCGAGTTCCCCGCGGTGACCTTCGACGTCACCGCCAAGGTGGAGCACCTGCTGCGCCACCGGCGGCACCTCGGCGAGCTGGCCGGGCTCGGCTGCGTGTTCATCGTCTCGGCGGTCGAGTCGCTGAGCGACACGGTCCTGGCGCACCTCGCCAAGGGCCACACCCGCGCCGACGTGATCGAGGCGCTGGGCGCCGTGCGCGCGGCGGGCATCGCGCTGCGGCCGACCTGGGTCCCTTTCACGCCGTGGACGACGCTCGACGACTACCGCGAGATGCTCGACTTCGTCGAACGCGAGGGGCTGATCGATCACGTCGACCCCGTGCAGTACTCGATCCGGCTGCTCGTTCCCCCCGGCTCGCTGCTCCTCGAGAGCCCGGCCATGCGCCCGTATCTGGGCCCGCTGATCGAGGGCTCCTTCTATTACCGGTGGATGCATCCCGACCCGCGGATGGACCGGCTGCAGGAGGGGGTCGCCCGCCTGGTCGCCGAGGCCGCCGACCGCAAAGAGGACGCGGCGGTCACCTCGGCGCGCATCCGGGCGCTGGCCGACGAGGTGGCCGGGCAGCCGTCGCGTGCCGTGCCCATGCCTCTGCCTTCCGACCGCAAGCGCCCGCCACGGCTGACCGAGCCCTGGTTCTGCTGA
- a CDS encoding ATP-grasp domain-containing protein, whose translation MARLLLLLPTTTYRTEAFVDAAHKLGVDLVCASERPSTLEELAPGTLLTLDFADPEGAAARVAEWSRGRSLDAVVGVDDLTTTVAAAIAHRLGLRANPVAAVAAARNKYEMRQCLAAAGVPVPRFRRLALKDDPFTAARGVAFPCVLKPLALSASRGVIRANTVDQFIAAFRRIGAILRRDDAAVSGEAAEYLLAEQFVPGLEVALEGLLVGGTLHTLALFDKPDPLDGPFFEETIYVTPSRLPEAIQRRIIKVTAEAGAALGLREGPVHAELRVNDDGPWVIEVAARSIGGLCSRTLRFGTGMSLEELILRHALGWTIDSLDRERRPAGVMMIPIPRAGRLQAVHGKEPAAAVEGIEEVAITAHLGQELVPLPEGWQYLGFIFARAETPEAVEKALREAHAHLRFDVA comes from the coding sequence ATGGCCAGGCTGCTGCTGCTCCTGCCCACGACGACGTACCGCACGGAGGCTTTCGTCGACGCCGCGCACAAGCTCGGCGTCGATCTCGTCTGCGCCTCCGAGCGCCCGAGCACTCTCGAGGAGCTGGCCCCCGGCACCCTGCTGACGCTCGACTTTGCCGACCCTGAGGGCGCCGCGGCCAGGGTCGCCGAGTGGAGCCGGGGGCGGTCGCTCGACGCCGTTGTCGGCGTCGACGACCTCACCACGACCGTGGCCGCGGCGATCGCCCACCGCCTGGGCCTGCGCGCGAACCCCGTGGCCGCGGTGGCCGCCGCGCGGAACAAGTACGAGATGCGCCAGTGCCTGGCCGCGGCCGGGGTGCCCGTCCCACGCTTCCGGCGCCTGGCGCTGAAGGACGATCCGTTCACGGCGGCGCGCGGCGTGGCCTTCCCCTGCGTCCTCAAGCCGCTGGCGCTCTCCGCCAGCCGCGGCGTGATCCGCGCCAACACCGTGGACCAGTTCATCGCCGCCTTCCGCCGAATCGGGGCCATCCTCCGTCGCGACGACGCTGCGGTGAGCGGCGAGGCCGCCGAGTACCTGCTCGCCGAGCAGTTCGTCCCGGGGCTCGAGGTGGCGCTGGAGGGGCTCCTGGTCGGCGGCACGCTCCACACCCTGGCGCTCTTTGACAAGCCCGACCCGCTCGACGGCCCGTTCTTCGAGGAGACGATCTACGTCACGCCCTCCCGCCTGCCCGAGGCGATCCAGCGCCGGATCATCAAGGTGACGGCCGAGGCCGGCGCCGCGCTCGGGCTCCGGGAAGGTCCGGTGCACGCCGAGCTGCGGGTGAACGACGACGGCCCCTGGGTCATCGAGGTCGCCGCTCGCTCCATCGGGGGCCTCTGCTCGCGCACGCTCCGCTTCGGCACCGGCATGAGCCTCGAAGAGCTCATCCTGCGCCACGCGCTGGGCTGGACGATCGACTCGCTGGACCGCGAGCGCCGCCCGGCCGGCGTGATGATGATCCCGATCCCCCGGGCGGGGCGGCTCCAGGCGGTGCACGGCAAGGAGCCGGCGGCGGCGGTGGAGGGGATCGAGGAGGTGGCGATCACCGCGCACCTCGGCCAGGAACTGGTGCCGCTGCCCGAGGGCTGGCAGTACCTCGGCTTCATCTTCGCGCGCGCGGAGACGCCGGAGGCCGTCGAGAAGGCGCTGCGCGAGGCGCACGCGCACCTGCGCTTCGACGTCGCCTGA
- a CDS encoding ABC transporter ATP-binding protein translates to MMLDARGLDVLLDDYQVLWGARLSVADGEIVALLGPNGSGKSTLMNTISGLLRPKAGEIVFQGRPIAGLPAHRIVGEGLSHVLERRRLFPFLTVRQNVLLGAYSSAARATRDDQLDWVSGLFPVIRQRADQLAHTLSGGEQQMVAVARGLMARPRLLMIDEPFLGLAPRIVDQITEVIRAINGQGVTVLFIEQNVERALALAQRGYVLESGRTVLEGRSEDLLRSAEVRRVFLGG, encoded by the coding sequence ATGATGCTGGACGCCCGCGGGCTCGACGTGCTCCTCGACGACTATCAGGTCCTCTGGGGGGCGCGCCTGTCAGTGGCGGACGGGGAGATCGTGGCGCTGCTCGGCCCGAACGGAAGCGGCAAGTCCACCCTCATGAACACGATCTCGGGCCTGCTGCGCCCAAAGGCCGGCGAGATCGTCTTCCAGGGCCGGCCGATCGCCGGCCTGCCGGCCCACCGTATCGTCGGCGAAGGGCTGAGCCACGTCCTGGAGCGGCGCCGGCTGTTTCCCTTCCTCACCGTCCGGCAGAACGTCCTGCTCGGCGCCTACAGCTCCGCGGCACGGGCGACACGCGACGATCAGCTCGACTGGGTGAGCGGACTCTTCCCCGTCATCCGCCAGCGCGCCGACCAGCTCGCCCACACGCTGTCGGGCGGCGAGCAGCAGATGGTGGCGGTCGCGCGCGGGCTCATGGCGCGCCCGCGCCTGCTGATGATCGACGAGCCGTTCCTGGGCCTGGCCCCGCGGATCGTCGACCAGATCACCGAGGTGATCCGCGCGATCAACGGCCAGGGGGTCACCGTGCTCTTCATCGAGCAGAACGTCGAGCGCGCGCTGGCGCTCGCGCAGCGGGGCTACGTGCTGGAATCCGGGCGGACGGTGCTGGAGGGGCGGTCGGAGGACCTGCTGCGGTCGGCGGAGGTCAGGCGAGTGTTCCTCGGTGGGTGA
- a CDS encoding branched-chain amino acid ABC transporter permease: MAAFPLVFTKPFPRHVMILIFLYGALATAWNILAGYCGQISLGHAVFFGIGAYTSTLLIREAALSPWLGMLAGAGIAVVGSQLIGYPVFRLRGHYFAIATIAVGEIVQTLVINWDWAGGARGLFVPIKRGDSFVNFQFHESKAVYYFIALGLLLLALGATRWIEGSRRGYFFRAIREDQEAAASLGVHVAREKHWAIAVSAALTALGGTFYAQYVFFIDPESVFPLSLSILICLVAVLGGVGTLWGPLVGAAVLVPLSEGTRVWLGGGGKALDLLIYGALIVLIAVFQPGGLVGLAGRFRRT, translated from the coding sequence GTGGCGGCTTTTCCGCTGGTGTTCACCAAGCCGTTCCCACGCCACGTCATGATCCTGATCTTCCTCTACGGGGCCCTGGCCACCGCCTGGAACATCCTGGCGGGCTACTGCGGTCAGATCTCGCTGGGCCACGCCGTCTTCTTCGGCATCGGCGCCTACACCTCCACGCTCTTGATCCGCGAGGCCGCGCTCTCGCCCTGGCTGGGCATGCTGGCCGGCGCCGGGATCGCCGTGGTCGGGTCGCAGCTCATCGGGTACCCGGTGTTCCGCCTCCGTGGTCACTACTTCGCGATCGCCACCATCGCCGTCGGCGAGATCGTCCAGACGCTCGTCATCAACTGGGACTGGGCGGGCGGGGCCCGCGGCCTCTTCGTGCCCATCAAGCGGGGGGACAGCTTCGTGAACTTCCAGTTCCACGAGTCCAAGGCCGTCTACTACTTCATCGCGCTGGGCTTGCTCCTGCTCGCGCTGGGAGCGACGCGCTGGATCGAGGGCTCGCGGCGCGGCTACTTCTTCCGGGCGATCCGCGAGGACCAGGAGGCGGCGGCCAGCCTCGGCGTCCACGTGGCGCGCGAGAAGCACTGGGCGATCGCCGTCTCCGCCGCGCTGACCGCGCTCGGCGGCACCTTCTACGCGCAGTACGTCTTCTTCATCGACCCGGAGTCGGTCTTCCCGCTGTCGCTCTCGATCCTGATCTGCCTCGTCGCCGTCCTGGGCGGGGTCGGCACGCTCTGGGGCCCCCTGGTGGGCGCCGCCGTCCTGGTGCCGCTCAGCGAGGGCACGCGCGTCTGGCTCGGCGGCGGCGGCAAGGCGCTCGATCTCCTCATCTACGGCGCGCTGATCGTGCTCATCGCCGTTTTCCAGCCCGGCGGGCTCGTGGGGCTGGCGGGAAGATTCCGGCGGACATGA
- a CDS encoding branched-chain amino acid ABC transporter permease, with protein sequence MGCVYALIAAGLSLIFGLMEVVNFAHGEFLTLAMYVAFFAWLLARLDPVVSFPLAALVLAGLGWATYHGVIRWVLGGPMLAQIFATFGLAVFLRSAAQFLWGVDFRVVQNPLLGGRVSLGGVFIGLPQLTASVAALGAFLALYLFLARSETGLALQATAQDRQAAALMGIDTERMFALGWAIGAGCVGVAGALLTMFFYVFPDVGATFALLAYVTVALGGFGNVPATLLAGVIVGLVEALAGLLIAPALKYAVVFLLYLGVVLWRPQGLFGRF encoded by the coding sequence ATGGGGTGCGTGTACGCCCTGATCGCCGCCGGCCTCTCGCTCATCTTCGGCCTCATGGAGGTCGTCAACTTCGCCCACGGCGAGTTCCTCACGCTGGCCATGTACGTGGCCTTCTTCGCCTGGCTGCTGGCCAGGCTCGATCCGGTGGTCTCGTTCCCGCTGGCCGCCCTCGTGCTGGCCGGGCTCGGCTGGGCGACCTATCACGGCGTCATCCGCTGGGTCCTCGGTGGGCCGATGCTCGCCCAGATCTTCGCCACCTTCGGCCTGGCGGTATTCCTGCGCAGCGCGGCGCAGTTTCTCTGGGGCGTGGACTTCCGCGTGGTGCAGAACCCGCTTCTCGGGGGTCGTGTCTCGCTCGGCGGCGTGTTCATCGGCCTCCCCCAGCTCACCGCGAGCGTGGCGGCCCTGGGAGCCTTCCTCGCCCTCTACCTCTTCCTGGCCCGCTCGGAGACGGGGCTCGCGCTCCAGGCCACGGCCCAGGACCGCCAGGCCGCCGCCCTGATGGGGATCGACACCGAGCGCATGTTCGCCCTGGGCTGGGCCATCGGCGCCGGGTGCGTGGGCGTCGCCGGCGCGCTTCTGACGATGTTCTTCTACGTTTTCCCCGACGTCGGCGCCACCTTCGCTCTGCTCGCCTACGTGACGGTCGCCCTCGGCGGGTTCGGCAACGTGCCCGCCACGCTGCTGGCCGGCGTGATCGTCGGCCTGGTGGAGGCGCTGGCCGGGCTCCTCATCGCGCCGGCGCTCAAGTACGCGGTCGTCTTCCTCCTCTACCTGGGGGTCGTGCTCTGGCGGCCGCAGGGCCTCTTCGGCCGGTTCTAG
- a CDS encoding tetratricopeptide repeat protein produces MIAGGDRRALVAVALIGLWLALRPAAAAADPTEESPAAAQVDPDYAAGRAAIEAKDWHAAIRSLSSAALRDTRNADIHNYLGYAYRHTGQLDLAFRQYQRALQLNPRHRGAHEYVGEAYLMVNDLAKAEEHLAALGKICLIPCAEYADLKKAIGAYRQRRAK; encoded by the coding sequence ATGATCGCGGGGGGCGATCGCCGGGCGCTCGTCGCCGTCGCGCTGATCGGGCTCTGGCTGGCCCTTCGGCCGGCGGCGGCGGCCGCGGACCCCACCGAAGAGAGTCCCGCCGCGGCACAGGTCGATCCGGACTACGCGGCGGGCCGCGCGGCCATCGAGGCCAAGGACTGGCACGCTGCGATCCGGTCGTTGTCGTCGGCGGCGCTGCGTGACACGCGCAACGCCGACATCCACAACTACCTCGGTTATGCGTATCGCCACACCGGCCAGTTGGATCTCGCCTTCCGGCAGTACCAGCGCGCGCTGCAGCTCAACCCGCGCCATCGCGGCGCCCACGAGTACGTCGGCGAGGCTTATCTGATGGTCAACGACCTGGCGAAGGCCGAGGAGCATCTGGCCGCCCTCGGGAAGATCTGCCTGATCCCCTGCGCGGAGTACGCCGACCTCAAGAAGGCCATCGGCGCCTACCGCCAGCGGAGGGCGAAGTGA